The Bacteroidota bacterium genome contains a region encoding:
- a CDS encoding C25 family cysteine peptidase, translating into MKRFLLLLTLALSICIVRAEIIEQTYYFTNYKITTSGDYQLINFDYALLTGIPGEPALPYFSVSLLLPPGHNARSIQFIGEDNTEIPGTFKLYPQQYAQPISKGETGHFVMNDHVYLSDMVYPYTSTGQLSTQYMNGYAFALSAFTPVQYSPLSGKLSYFKKVTIRIETSEDPKSRVALNLLPVSQETVEKVKDFAQNADMVSAYPLKQIRDEVYQLLIITPAQYENSFQNLITLYLKQGIKTQVVTTEVINSGTTGQDLQEKIRNYIIQEYSSHGVEYILLAGDVELVPYRGFYCLVQSSSIYQDNNIPSDLYYSGLDGTWNDNGNNLWGEIGEDDLLPEIAVARMPFGTTDELNSMLNKTINYQVSPVTGELDRPLLAGEHLYDNPITEGSDYLNLLIGYHDDNGYITDGIPEDDDYETLYDENNYWSPEILIQKINLGKSFVHHCGHANSDYVMKLYTSDITNANFSQVNGIIHNFTLVYTHGCICGAFDYNDCIGEKMVTIDNFAAAFIGNSRYGWFNEGQTEGPSAHLHREFVDALYHDKLNRVGRTHMESRIATAPWVNAPGQWEEGALRWCFYDCNVLGDPAMAIWTDNPITIETTYPSTLPVGIPTLNVSVTNGGNAAEGLRCSLFKDGILYGVGITDSNGEATIIIDPVITDLGTVNLIVSGYNCLPTSYDIDVIPNQGAYVIYAVSTIHDYEGNGNGLADYGELISLSLSVTNVGTQIALNTDVFLSTSDEYITITDNEENYGDIANGQTVNKDYAFQFGIAGDIPDQHVVTFNLEAVSNETWNSSFSVIVNAPALSIGQFFIDDSETGDNDGNLDPGETATIIIGSANLGHSDCYEVEGVISTTSSYITLGNPVFQVPELPDGESFNAGFEVTMAEDTPLGTNVDLNYQLTSFGYQVTKNFITTIGIIMEDFETADFSKYSWTFAGSAPWTISQEAPYDGLYCARSGVIADAQTSEMTITIEVLATDSISFYRKVSSELDCDFLQFYIDETQMGAWSGESDWTRVIFPVTTGNHTFKWIYSKDYMANGGIDAVFVDYIKFPPVLIPEGIDETVLHNNLSVYPNPFRNLLTVDYTLDNPTPLKISLLNMSGKFVKILKNKPSEQAGTYQVIMNSMGLRPGVYFIRFETEKITDIKKVILLN; encoded by the coding sequence ATGAAGCGATTTTTATTGTTGTTGACCCTGGCTCTTTCAATATGCATTGTCCGTGCTGAGATCATTGAGCAGACCTATTATTTTACCAATTATAAAATAACAACATCTGGTGATTATCAATTGATCAACTTTGATTATGCATTGCTGACAGGCATTCCCGGCGAGCCGGCTCTTCCCTATTTTTCTGTGTCATTGCTGCTGCCCCCCGGCCATAATGCCCGGTCTATCCAGTTCATTGGGGAAGATAATACTGAAATACCCGGCACCTTTAAGCTGTATCCCCAGCAATATGCACAACCTATCTCAAAAGGTGAAACAGGCCACTTCGTGATGAACGACCATGTTTATCTTTCCGACATGGTATACCCTTACACTTCCACGGGACAATTATCGACTCAATACATGAATGGTTATGCATTTGCATTGTCTGCATTCACACCAGTACAGTATTCTCCCTTATCCGGAAAGCTTTCCTATTTTAAGAAAGTGACTATCCGAATCGAAACAAGCGAAGATCCCAAAAGCAGGGTAGCTTTGAATCTGCTGCCGGTATCGCAGGAAACAGTGGAAAAAGTCAAAGATTTTGCCCAGAATGCGGACATGGTTTCAGCATATCCTCTAAAACAGATACGTGATGAGGTTTACCAATTGTTGATTATCACACCAGCACAATATGAAAACAGTTTTCAGAATCTTATTACACTGTACCTAAAACAAGGAATTAAAACACAGGTTGTTACAACAGAAGTGATCAATTCCGGCACGACCGGGCAGGACCTGCAGGAAAAAATCCGCAATTATATCATACAGGAATACAGTAGCCATGGTGTGGAATATATCCTCCTTGCCGGTGATGTCGAACTTGTTCCTTACAGGGGATTTTATTGCCTGGTTCAAAGTTCAAGCATTTATCAGGATAATAATATTCCCTCCGACTTGTATTATTCGGGACTTGACGGTACATGGAACGACAATGGAAATAATCTGTGGGGTGAGATTGGTGAAGATGATCTTTTACCGGAAATAGCTGTGGCCAGGATGCCCTTTGGTACGACAGATGAGTTGAACAGCATGCTCAACAAGACCATCAACTATCAGGTCAGCCCTGTTACCGGTGAGTTGGACCGCCCTCTGCTGGCAGGTGAACATCTTTACGATAATCCTATAACCGAGGGCAGCGACTACCTGAACCTGCTTATCGGATACCATGATGATAACGGTTATATCACCGATGGCATACCTGAAGACGATGATTATGAAACACTTTATGATGAAAATAATTACTGGAGTCCTGAAATTCTGATTCAAAAAATCAATCTGGGTAAATCGTTTGTTCACCATTGCGGGCATGCGAACTCTGACTATGTGATGAAGCTATATACTTCTGACATCACCAATGCCAACTTTTCACAGGTTAATGGGATTATACACAATTTTACCCTTGTTTACACACATGGTTGCATCTGCGGAGCTTTCGACTACAATGACTGTATTGGTGAGAAGATGGTCACCATTGATAATTTTGCTGCGGCGTTTATAGGCAATTCGCGGTATGGATGGTTTAACGAGGGACAGACCGAAGGGCCATCGGCACACCTGCACCGAGAGTTTGTCGATGCGCTATACCATGATAAGTTGAATAGGGTAGGCCGCACGCATATGGAATCACGGATAGCGACAGCACCATGGGTGAATGCGCCGGGGCAGTGGGAAGAAGGTGCCCTGCGCTGGTGCTTTTATGACTGCAACGTGCTTGGCGACCCCGCTATGGCCATTTGGACCGATAATCCAATAACCATCGAGACAACTTATCCTTCAACATTACCGGTTGGCATTCCCACTCTGAATGTATCTGTCACCAATGGTGGAAACGCCGCCGAAGGTCTGCGGTGTTCTCTATTCAAAGACGGTATTCTTTATGGCGTTGGAATTACCGATAGCAATGGCGAAGCAACCATAATCATTGATCCGGTCATCACTGATCTGGGAACCGTCAACCTTATAGTTTCGGGTTATAATTGCCTGCCCACATCCTATGATATTGATGTCATTCCCAATCAGGGAGCCTATGTAATATACGCTGTGTCAACCATTCATGACTATGAAGGCAATGGAAATGGATTGGCCGATTACGGAGAACTCATATCGCTTTCATTAAGTGTTACGAATGTCGGTACCCAAATAGCGCTGAATACGGATGTATTTTTATCGACAAGCGATGAATATATCACCATTACTGACAATGAGGAGAATTACGGTGATATTGCCAACGGACAGACCGTCAACAAGGACTATGCTTTTCAGTTTGGCATTGCCGGCGATATTCCTGACCAGCATGTGGTGACTTTCAACCTGGAGGCTGTATCGAATGAAACATGGAATTCCTCATTTTCAGTTATTGTCAATGCTCCTGCTCTGTCAATCGGGCAGTTTTTTATTGACGATTCAGAAACTGGCGACAACGACGGAAACCTGGATCCGGGTGAAACAGCCACAATTATCATCGGATCTGCCAACCTCGGACATAGCGATTGCTATGAAGTTGAAGGTGTCATCAGCACTACAAGCTCATATATCACACTGGGTAACCCGGTTTTTCAGGTTCCCGAGCTACCTGATGGGGAGTCGTTTAATGCCGGCTTTGAGGTGACAATGGCTGAAGATACGCCTCTTGGCACCAATGTCGACCTCAATTATCAGCTTACATCCTTCGGGTACCAGGTGACAAAAAATTTTATAACCACTATAGGCATCATCATGGAAGATTTTGAAACAGCTGACTTTTCAAAATATTCCTGGACATTCGCAGGCAGTGCACCCTGGACCATCAGCCAGGAGGCCCCCTATGATGGTCTCTATTGTGCCCGTTCAGGTGTTATCGCTGATGCACAGACTTCAGAAATGACCATTACCATTGAAGTGCTGGCAACCGACAGTATCTCTTTTTACAGGAAAGTCTCCTCGGAACTCGATTGCGATTTCCTGCAATTTTATATCGATGAAACACAGATGGGTGCATGGTCGGGAGAATCAGACTGGACACGGGTCATCTTCCCTGTCACTACCGGCAATCACACGTTCAAATGGATCTATTCAAAAGATTATATGGCCAACGGCGGTATTGATGCCGTATTCGTTGACTATATCAAATTCCCGCCTGTCCTTATTCCTGAAGGTATTGATGAGACAGTATTGCATAACAACCTGTCTGTTTATCCTAATCCTTTTAGGAATCTCTTAACGGTTGATTATACACTTGACAATCCGACTCCATTAAAAATCTCGCTATTAAATATGTCCGGCAAATTCGTTAAAATCTTAAAAAATAAGCCATCTGAACAAGCGGGTACATACCAGGTTATTATGAATAGCATGGGCCTGAGGCCTGGCGTTTATTTTATCCGCTTTGAAACAGAGAAGATAACAGATATCAAAAAAGTGATCCTTTTAAACTAA